From Streptomyces sp. NBC_01754, a single genomic window includes:
- the mtrB gene encoding MtrAB system histidine kinase MtrB, with amino-acid sequence MTLGSAAPKPGDPGVRTERAAGPARPSSWFGRIPRGGRLFRDRAPGGPVPRLLMRWLRRPLLPAARLWRRNLQLRVVAGTLLMSIGVVLLLGFVVIGQVKNGLLDAKAKAAQTQAAGGFAAAQANANAPLAPGDKSEEEGADGTTANTSWRTELVDQLASGGTSAFNVVALSADSGGQAATSRAPRGSGSVEASSVPQRLREAVAQGPGAFQTYSLIKYSHDKPPQAGLVVGKRLYDIDHNPYELYYLFPLTQEEKSLTLVTTTLATAGLFVVVLLGAIAWFVVRQVVTPVRMAAGIAERLSAGRLQERMKVTGEDDIARLGEAFNKMAQNLQLKIQQLEELSRMQRRFVSDVSHELRTPLTTVRMAADVIHEARVDFDPVTARSAELLGDQLDRFESLLSDLLEISRFDAGAAALDAEPIDLRTVVRRVIGGAEPLAERKGGRILVVGDEQPVVAEADPRRVERVLRNLVVNAVEHGEGRDVVVRMGVAQGAVAVAVRDYGVGLKPGEATRVFNRFWRADPARARTTGGTGLGLSIAVEDARLHGGWLQAWGEPGGGSQFRLTLPRTADEPLRGSPIPLEPEDSRRNREERARSEAASVTTAEHRLMSVPSQGGRVRGQLPVPACGPIASRSAPASVDPAALPGNGARVVPRPAGERPDGGTDPQTQDREQEDTTRGN; translated from the coding sequence ATGACCCTGGGCAGCGCTGCTCCGAAGCCCGGGGATCCGGGAGTCCGTACGGAGCGGGCTGCCGGGCCGGCACGGCCGTCCTCCTGGTTCGGACGGATCCCGAGGGGCGGCCGGTTGTTCCGCGACCGGGCGCCCGGCGGACCCGTGCCGCGGCTGCTGATGCGGTGGCTCCGGCGGCCGTTGCTGCCCGCCGCGCGGCTGTGGCGGCGCAATCTGCAGTTGCGGGTGGTCGCGGGCACCCTGCTCATGTCGATCGGTGTGGTGCTGCTGCTGGGCTTCGTCGTGATCGGGCAGGTCAAGAACGGCCTGCTCGACGCGAAGGCCAAGGCCGCGCAGACGCAGGCGGCCGGTGGTTTCGCGGCCGCCCAGGCCAACGCGAACGCTCCGCTCGCCCCGGGAGACAAGAGCGAGGAGGAAGGCGCCGACGGCACGACGGCGAACACCTCCTGGCGCACCGAGCTGGTCGACCAGCTCGCCAGCGGCGGTACGAGCGCCTTCAACGTGGTGGCACTGAGCGCCGACTCCGGCGGGCAGGCCGCCACCAGCCGGGCACCCCGGGGGTCGGGCAGCGTCGAGGCGTCCAGCGTGCCGCAGCGTCTGCGCGAGGCCGTCGCCCAGGGGCCCGGGGCGTTCCAGACGTACTCTTTGATCAAGTATTCGCACGACAAGCCGCCCCAGGCCGGTCTCGTCGTGGGCAAGCGGCTCTACGACATCGACCACAACCCGTACGAGCTGTACTACCTCTTCCCGCTCACGCAGGAGGAGAAGTCCCTGACCCTGGTCACGACGACGCTGGCCACGGCGGGTCTCTTCGTGGTCGTGCTGCTGGGCGCCATCGCGTGGTTCGTCGTACGCCAGGTCGTCACGCCCGTACGGATGGCGGCGGGGATCGCCGAACGGCTCTCGGCCGGCCGGCTCCAGGAGCGGATGAAGGTCACCGGTGAGGACGACATCGCCCGGCTCGGCGAGGCCTTCAACAAGATGGCGCAGAACCTCCAGCTGAAGATCCAGCAGCTGGAGGAGCTCTCCCGGATGCAGCGGCGGTTCGTCTCGGACGTCAGCCACGAACTGCGGACCCCGCTGACGACCGTGCGGATGGCCGCCGACGTCATCCACGAGGCACGTGTCGACTTCGACCCGGTGACCGCGCGCTCCGCGGAACTGCTGGGTGACCAGCTCGACCGGTTCGAGTCGCTCCTGTCCGACCTGCTGGAGATCAGCAGGTTCGACGCCGGTGCCGCGGCGCTGGACGCCGAACCGATCGACCTGCGCACGGTCGTCCGGCGGGTGATCGGCGGTGCGGAGCCGCTGGCGGAGCGCAAGGGCGGCCGGATCCTCGTCGTGGGCGACGAACAGCCCGTGGTCGCGGAGGCCGACCCACGCCGTGTCGAGCGGGTGCTGCGCAACCTGGTCGTCAACGCCGTCGAGCACGGTGAGGGCCGGGACGTCGTCGTGCGGATGGGGGTCGCGCAGGGCGCCGTGGCGGTGGCGGTCCGGGACTACGGCGTGGGGCTCAAGCCGGGGGAGGCCACCCGGGTCTTCAACCGCTTCTGGCGGGCCGATCCCGCGCGTGCCCGCACCACCGGTGGTACGGGTCTGGGACTGTCGATCGCCGTCGAGGACGCACGGCTGCACGGGGGCTGGTTGCAGGCATGGGGCGAGCCCGGCGGTGGCTCGCAGTTCCGGCTGACCCTGCCGCGTACGGCGGACGAGCCGCTGCGCGGGTCCCCGATACCGCTGGAACCGGAGGACTCGCGGCGCAACCGGGAGGAGCGCGCGCGGTCCGAGGCGGCCTCGGTGACGACCGCCGAGCACCGGCTGATGTCCGTGCCGAGCCAGGGCGGGAGGGTGCGGGGGCAGCTGCCCGTACCGGCCTGCGGGCCCATCGCGTCGCGGTCGGCCCCCGCGTCGGTCGACCCGGCGGCCCTGCCGGGCAACGGCGCGCGTGTGGTGCCGCGCCCGGCCGGGGAGCGGCCGGACGGCGGCACGGACCCACAGACGCAGGATCGGGAGCAGGAGGACACGACTCGTGGCAACTGA
- the mtrA gene encoding two-component system response regulator MtrA — protein MMSFMKGRVLVVDDDTALAEMLGIVLRGEGFEPSFVADGDKALAAFREAKPDLVLLDLMLPGRDGIEVCRLIRAESGVPIVMLTAKSDTVDVVVGLESGADDYIVKPFKPKELVARIRARLRRSEEPAPEQLTIGDLVIDVAGHSVKREGQSIALTPLEFDLLVALARKPWQVFTREVLLEQVWGYRHAADTRLVNVHVQRLRSKVEKDPERPEIVVTVRGVGYKAGPS, from the coding sequence ATGATGTCGTTTATGAAGGGACGCGTCCTTGTCGTCGACGACGACACCGCGCTGGCCGAGATGCTCGGCATTGTGCTGCGTGGAGAAGGTTTCGAGCCGTCGTTCGTAGCGGACGGCGACAAGGCACTGGCTGCATTTCGTGAGGCCAAGCCGGATCTGGTGCTGCTGGATCTCATGCTGCCCGGACGGGACGGCATCGAGGTCTGCCGGCTGATCCGGGCCGAGTCGGGTGTGCCGATCGTCATGCTCACCGCGAAGAGCGACACGGTGGACGTGGTGGTGGGCCTGGAGTCCGGGGCCGACGACTACATCGTCAAGCCGTTCAAGCCGAAGGAGTTGGTCGCCCGTATCAGGGCACGTCTGCGGAGGTCCGAGGAGCCCGCGCCGGAGCAGCTGACCATCGGTGACCTGGTCATCGACGTGGCCGGACACTCCGTGAAGCGGGAGGGCCAGTCCATCGCGCTCACCCCGCTGGAGTTCGACCTGCTGGTCGCCCTCGCCCGTAAGCCGTGGCAGGTCTTCACCCGTGAGGTGCTGCTCGAGCAGGTGTGGGGTTACCGGCATGCCGCCGACACCCGGCTGGTGAACGTGCACGTCCAGCGGCTGCGCTCCAAGGTCGAGAAGGACCCGGAGCGGCCGGAGATCGTCGTGACCGTCCGCGGTGTCGGTTACAAGGCCGGACCGAGCTGA
- the mtnA gene encoding S-methyl-5-thioribose-1-phosphate isomerase codes for MADQDARSPVGFEPPALSVLRWTEAPEGPAVVLLDQTRLPVHEVELVCADVPALVRAIRTLAVRGAPLLGIAGGYGVALAAARGEDVAGAAEVLEGARPTAVNLGYGARRVAEAYRCAEEKGAGAEQAAGVALEEARALHREDAAASTRMARHGLELLSELLPDTAYRLLTHCNTGALVSGGEGTAFAVALRAHRAGRLRQLWVDETRPLLQGARLTAYEAARNGLPYHVLTDSAAGSLFAAGEVDAVLIGADRIAADGSVANKVGSYPLAVLAKYHHVPFVVVAPVSTVDLGTPDGAAVVVEQRSASEVTELTFPRSGPAGAGGGRAASEPVGAQAYNPAFDVTPPELVTAIVTEEGVISPVTGVGLAELCARSSQVTIS; via the coding sequence ATGGCTGATCAGGACGCACGTTCACCGGTGGGCTTCGAGCCCCCCGCCCTTTCCGTACTCCGATGGACCGAGGCGCCGGAAGGACCCGCGGTGGTGCTTCTCGACCAGACGCGGCTGCCCGTACATGAGGTCGAGCTGGTGTGCGCCGATGTTCCCGCGCTGGTGCGGGCGATTCGGACGCTGGCGGTCCGTGGTGCGCCCCTCCTGGGCATCGCCGGGGGCTACGGGGTCGCCCTGGCCGCTGCCCGGGGTGAGGACGTGGCCGGGGCCGCGGAGGTGTTGGAGGGGGCGCGGCCCACCGCGGTGAACCTCGGTTACGGCGCGCGGCGGGTGGCGGAGGCGTACCGGTGTGCCGAGGAGAAGGGGGCGGGCGCGGAGCAGGCCGCGGGGGTGGCGCTGGAGGAGGCGCGGGCGCTGCACCGGGAGGACGCCGCGGCCAGTACCCGGATGGCCCGGCACGGTCTGGAGCTGCTGTCGGAGCTCCTGCCGGATACGGCGTACCGTCTGCTGACCCACTGCAACACGGGGGCGCTGGTGTCCGGCGGTGAGGGAACGGCCTTCGCGGTCGCTCTGCGAGCGCATCGTGCGGGCAGACTGAGGCAGTTGTGGGTGGACGAGACGCGTCCGCTGCTCCAGGGCGCCCGGCTCACGGCGTACGAGGCCGCGCGGAACGGGCTGCCCTACCACGTGCTCACGGACAGTGCGGCGGGTTCCCTGTTTGCGGCAGGGGAGGTGGATGCCGTACTCATCGGTGCGGACCGTATTGCCGCGGACGGATCGGTGGCCAACAAGGTGGGGAGTTATCCGTTGGCGGTGCTGGCGAAGTACCACCATGTGCCGTTCGTCGTCGTGGCGCCGGTCTCGACCGTCGATCTGGGCACGCCGGACGGTGCGGCCGTCGTCGTGGAGCAGCGTTCCGCGAGTGAAGTGACGGAGCTCACATTCCCGCGTTCCGGTCCGGCCGGTGCGGGAGGGGGCCGGGCGGCTTCGGAACCAGTGGGAGCCCAGGCGTACAACCCGGCATTCGATGTCACGCCGCCCGAACTGGTCACGGCGATCGTCACGGAGGAGGGTGTCATTTCCCCGGTCACGGGGGTCGGACTGGCAGAGCTGTGTGCCAGATCATCGCAGGTAACGATTAGCTAA